The nucleotide sequence CATTGTATTGAAATCTTCATTcgttcatttcattttcttgtcggcttagtgcctttattaatccggtttCGCCATAGAGGAATGAACGacaacttatcctgcacatttttacacagcggatgcccttccagccgcaacccatctctgggaaacatccacacacacacactcattcatattcatacactacggacaatttagtttacccaattcacctgtaccacatgtctttggactgtgggggaaaccggagcacccggaggaaccccactcgaacgcagggagaacatgcaaactccacacagaaacgccaattgacccacctgagcctcaaaccagtgaccttcttgctgtgaggcgacagcactacctactgcggcatTGCGTCGCCTGCATTTAAATGTCTATGGTAAAATCTTAGAGCTAAATACTAATAATGTTGAATTTCCCAAGGTTTTCAGGCAAGACGTGTGGGCTGGTCGAGGATGAAGTTTAAAATTGTGCCCCCCATTGTTACTGGACCACCTGAGTTTGAAAGGACATTTCGAGCACAGTAAgatcttttttatttcatatgtgaAATGTCAAAAAATATCGCTTGATTGTTACTCAGTGGTGCTCacccctgttcctggagatctgccTCCAGCTCTAACCCTGTTCAATCACACCTGAACtgattaattaggacctgaacagtcctcaataattacaggcaggtgtgtttgatcagcgttagagctgaaatctgcaggaaggtagatctccaggaacagggttgagcaccactgctcTAACCTAATAAACATGTACAAATGCTTTTCCTCTGTTTCTTTAGCCAGAACAGTGTAGAGTTTTATGCCATTTTCGTGGTGCTATTGTGGATATCTGGCATATTCTTCAATGAAGGTATGTTAAAGTATAAACATTTCAGAGATGTAAAAATGAGGAACCATACACACATACCCTTATagcagggctgtccaaactcagtcatatagggccagtgtcctacatagtttagctctaacttccttcaacgcctccctggaagtttctagtatgcctagaaaaagcttgattagctagttcaggtgtgcttaattagtgttggaactaaaatatggaccgagtctggacacccCTGCCTGATAGATTACCACAAGATCTAATTTTCCTTCCTTTTCTCAGTGCTTGCGGCTCTTGGAGGGCTTGTGTATATTGTGGGCAGAGAGATGTACTTTACCGGCTACATCAGTGAATCCAAAAGAAGATGATAATCAAAACATAAGTGCATTTATAAAGTTATATTCTGTGAAATTGTGTCAAATTCAATCAAATTACAACCCATTTCTGCTATTTGTCTTAGGTTGCCAGGGTTTTACTTGGTGTTGTTTGTCCTGCTATTCCTAGCTGTGACGGCTGCCATTGGAATCTTCCAAGCGTTTTTGGACAAATATCTCTGAGGATTTAATTCCTGTTATCTATTGCTATCTCAAGTTATCAAACACAtagatccctgctgaaaaatcctgcttgaaccagcctaggatggttggctggttttagctggtcgaccagcctggttttagaggggttttggccacttccaggctggtttccttccatttccagcctagtcttagctggtcaggctggaaagtaaccagctaaaaccagcttgaccagcctggtttaaaactggacatagctggttttggctgggctcccagtctggctaggctggtcaagctggttttagctggtcatctcccagtttAGTTTGTCATTCATGTAATTATCAAGGTCATTACCTCATGTAGCAGATATTAACTATCATCAATTATTTAACTTGCAGCAATACCAATGTAGGAGGCAATGTCATTCTAAGGTGAATAAagtgaaattacaaataaaaaggaTCTGCATGCTTTTACattttagtgtatatatatatatatatataagcacacattgattttttttttttatgttttagcaaatgttcaaactattaataatgttaaaagtggctgacaatatAATTgtcaacataatataatataatattcataacAATAGGAATTATTCTGCCATGTTTTTGAGCAgcgctgtagctgcttaattaagcCTAATACGCTActctgtatttcaatactggtcattatggtggtattggagagacaattttttttctgaggtggtacttggtgaaaaaagtttgagaaccactgatgtacATCACATCAAGGTAATGCACCGAATGTATTGTCTTTAAATAATTGTACATgggcatttttttaatgttttgattctgtctgttgtggaaaaaaaaacatatctaaCAGAggtttagattttaattaaatgaaaatagtGATGCAAAATCTATCTGTAACCAGAGTTGGGAAAAAATACATGGAAATGTATTTAACAACAAAATACCAAATACCTTAAGTTTAAATGTATCAAAGTAAACTACAAAATACGACAGTCACACaatgcatcaaaataaaatacagtatttttgcattttaaagaaattacaaaatacttttaaacgGGCACGACATCAATCCCTTTACCATTAAACTGACtcaatgtaaaaacattatttctgaaaacttcCAGAAACTCTTCATGTAACGTATCCTGCTCCTGTTGTTTATAACCTGTCAGTTTTTAGGAGATTATTCAATATGTGTTTTATGTGTTGTGTCATTCTGACATCTTTAGGCATACATCTTTCCTCTTTATTTACTGTACATTGCAACTATATCTGCTGTTCAACTACTGCCATTTAAAACAGCCAAAGAATATTGTAGGAATTGCCACTGTAGgtttattttaatgttgcttgttttaaagacaaacatTTAGCTTCAGCAATCCATCCAAAACTACTATTATTTATGCAGTATACTTTATTCCCAAagaattgatgttttttttaaattattctttAAATGGGAGCGTAATAATGTCCAAAGCAGCAATCAGAGGATGCATCTATAATGTCAACATGTAAACTTCCTAAGTATTttccagtattttaaaaatacaagatactgaagtattttgatacaaaatatgaagTCTTTGTCATTAATCCCATCAAACACAACTTGCAAAATACTATTTTGCATTTAtccatgtatcataaatactgcacaTCCCTGTCTGTAACATCCTGAGTTAAGGATCCAAAAGCAGCGTCTTTATTAACAAgaatagtcaggcaggcaatggttaCAAGCAAGAGCAAACAATAACATAAAGGGCAATCCTAAACAGCAGTCGGGGCACAGGCAGAGAGATCAGTTCAGGTGGCTAACAGTAGAAACAATACACAAAGCAAGGGTCACGAAATACGGcacgggaaaacaagacagggaaaagcTTCGTAGTGCTACAGGATAACAAGACTAAGCAGTGTGAATGAGAAAGTGTAGTgtatatatagtccatgtaatgaGTGACAACGAGCTATAGCTGTTGCTGGAGTTGATGGGTGCAAagagttctgggagttgtagttctgCAGGCATGCAGGAATTAATCTCCAGGGTTGATGACACCTCTGGCAATCATGACAATATCGGCAGCCATATTGGTATCAACTGATAAATGCCTTTTTTTATGTTGCTATCATTATCGGCCATTTTTGatcaataaattataatatttccaCCTTTTGAACCACTTCAGTGGTTCAAAAGGTGGAAATACCATGTGCAGTGTTGGCCATGAGCTTACATACACACatgagcagacacacacactcacttatgaGACTATATGCACATGAGAACACGTGAAAATGTGAGAGGGGTCTAGATGCATACCTGGTGCAGTGcagtctgagctgcatccaatgcttttaatgTGCTCACTTAACCCTAACCTTACCCCAACCTCACCCTTAACAGTGTCGttactagctccattgagtgcattgtgtctgacattgcattactGAGATATGCAGTCACAACTTGCATccaacagtatctggatgcagcctttatgatgcaagctgagactgaaacactcagcgatgcaatgtccgacacaatgcactcaaatggagctagtgacgtcactgtgacgggtagggttaggtgagcccattaaaaagcatgggtgcagcccagattgcactgcaccaggtctgcatccagacccctctccttgcatcatcaaggctgcatccagatactattgcaaagTGTTAGGagattgtaatttttttgtatgttGAAATAAGAGGCCTTCAAATCAGCTTTTATTGGTGTTGAAATCAGATCAGTATTTGTTTGAAGTATTTGTTTACCTTTTGCTTTTATAATTAGGCAAagatcaacattcattcattttcttgttgacttagtctctttattaatctggggtcgccacagtggaatgaaccgccaacttatccagcaagtttttacgcagcggatgcgctttcagccgcaacccatctctgggaacatccacacacacattcacacacacactacagacaatttagcccacccaattcatttgtatcgcatgtctttggactgttggggaaaccagagcacccggaggaaacccacgcgaacacagggagaacatgcaaactccacacagaaaagccaactgagccgaggatcgaaccagcgaccttcttgctgtgaggcgaacgtgctacccactgcgtcgccaagATCAACATTAAGATTACTATTTACTAATATTGGTTATCGAAACAAAGTTtccatatcagtgcatccctaatacCAGAATTGCTTGTTTTAAGCTTATTGAATATTACCCActtagcaaaatatctctggcccatctgtggcccacacaatcagcttttgcttgggcCATGAATTAtgatacatgactggaccaagtctggcttccattcaagggccaaacatggaccatatctggaccAAGTTTCAGCCAGGTTAATAACCCAAAACTGGGCCTGaattgggccagatatgttggtgtgtcaagactgtaatgaatttgataaacccatgaagcattttgctttatggctgcgttttttttccccccaaagcGACTTGATTGATCTTTACTCAAGAATAAAATGTATATGtgttttaaaagtgggtcaagatgggccaaacttatgtggcccacaaaaacattttaacatctgggccaaatactatatTTGATATTTGGCGCAGGTCTTGTATGCCgtcttaaagacggtgccacctctgcctaacccgggccatgtttgccCCACATGCTGTATGCTAGTGTTGGacaaatgcctgctgtgccaacTTTATGCCCAATATGGGCCAAAATTCTTTGCTAACTTTGTAGAATCATCGGGTTGTATACGTTTTACAATGACAGGACACTTCCCTATGTTTCCTGCATTGTCCACAGCAGAAACCTCCAAATCGTCAGAGCAACAGATGCCAGAGTATTTCAAAAGAACTGCATAGTAGCCATTTTCATCCTGACCGTCATATTGAGTATATTTGCTAAAACTAAAGCTATTGGAAAATGTGCGGGTGTGATTTATTCCTGAACCGTTgccatctgacatcatgtacgTCACTTCAATGGTTGTCTTTTCGCATGTCAAAAGACACTCTGAACTCTCATTTACCACACGACACACTGGTGGAGTGACATCAGtggcctgaaaaaaaaaaaatatacatcaatattagtgctgtcaatggattaatcatgattattcaCAACCAAGataaacactcactggccactttgttatgtacaccctactagtactgggttggacccacttttgccttcagaactgccttaattcctTGTGGCAGAgttttaacaaggtactggaaatgttcctcagaggttttgctccatattgacatgatagcatcatgcagttgcagcagatttgtcgatGATGCGAAACTTCcaatccaccacatcccaaaggtgctctattggattgagttctgctgattgcggaggccatttgagtacagtgaactcattatcatgttaaaaaaacagtctgagatgattgtcagcaacaatactcaggtaggctctggcgttgacacaatgctcaattggtactaatggacccaaagtgtcccaagaaaatatccctcacactgttacaccaccaccagcagcctgaactgttgatacaaggcagaattggatccatactttcatattgttgatgccaaattctgaccctaagaTCCGAATGTCGCATCAAAAATGAAGACTCATctgaccaggcaacatttttccagtcttctattgtccaatttcggTGAGCCTGTgttaattgtagcctcagtttcctgtttttagctgacaggagtggcacccagtgtggtcttctgctgctgtagcccatctgcctcaaggttggacatgttgtgtgttcagagatgctcttctgcagacctcagttgtagcgagtgcttatttgagttactgttttctatcagctggaaacaGTCTGGCCATTCCCCACTGACCTCTGAcataaacaaggcatttgcacccacacaactggatattttctctttttcagaccatcctTTCTGAatcctagagatggctgtgcgtgaaaatcccagtagatcagcagtttctgaaatactcagaacagcccgtctggtaccaacaaccatgctatgttcaaagtcacttgaatcccctttcttccccattctgatgctcaatttgaactgcagcagattgtcttgaccatgtctacatgcctaaatgcattgagttgctgccttgtgattggctgattagaaatttgcggcAACAAGTAGTTggtcaggtgtacctattaaagtggccagagAGTGTATGTATGAACACACTATGCATTAActacaaaaatatgaaaaagatgcttacatgttattttatattttatatatatatatatatatatatatatatatatatatatatatatatatatatatatatatatatatatatatatatatgtatatatatatatatatatatatatatatatatatatatatatatgtatatatatatatatgtatatatatatatatgtatatatatatatatatatatgtatatatatatatatatatatatatatatatatatatatgtatatatatatatgtatatatatatatgtatatatgtatatatatatatgtatatatatatatgtatatatatatatatatatgtatatatatatatatgtatatatatatatatatgtatatatatatatatatatgtatatatatatatatatatatatatatatatatatatatatgtatatatatatgtatatatatatatatatatatatatgtatatatatatatatatatgtatatatatatacatatatatatatatatacatatatatatgtatatatatatatgtatatatatatatgtatatatatatatgtatatatatatatatatatatatatatgtatatatatatatatatatatatatatatatatatatatgtatatatatatataaatgtatatatatatatatatatgtatatatatatataaatgtatatatatatatatatgtatatatatatatgtatatatatatatgtatatatatatatatgtatatatatatatatatgtatatatatgtatatatatatatatatgtatatatatatatatatatatatatatatatgtatatatatatatatatatatatatatatatatatatgtatatatatatacatatatatatatatatgtatatatatatatgtatatatatatatatgtacatatatatatgtatatatatgtatatatatatatatatatatatatatatatatgtatatatatatatatatatgtatatatatatatatatatatatgtatatatatatatatatatatatatatatatatatatatatatatatatacatacacacacacacacacacatatatatatatatatatatatatatatatatatatatatatatatatatatatatatatatatatatatatatatatatatatatatatatatattgttatgggTTTGTGATTGGTTCGTTCTGTTTCTCTTGAGCCGGCAcgtaacagtatatatatatatatatatatatatatagacatgcaCATATTATATGCACAAAAATATAGACACAGTACgcacaaatatattttagaaatattaccttttatgcgATTTATCACGATTAAttatttgacagcactaatatattttaattaaataaatagtaaatacatAAAACGCTATGGTCTTAGAAGTAACCGGACATCAGTTACAGCCAGAACAGTGGTAGCCACTTACAATCAGTTTAACATCTTTCCCTTCTGTCTTTTTTGAGTCAGCATCTGTGACGTCTTTATCCTCACTGATGACATCACGCTGTGGAAAAGTCTGTGACCATCCAATCAGCGCGCAGAGAAAAACCAGCATCTTCGCAGAATGAACCATTCTCTAATCAACTGTGCAGAGAATTCAGGTAAAGAttgattatgtttttttgtttttttttcctataatgcaaaaacagaaactgaaacaaaactgaaaacattAAGCAGTGTTTACACAGAATATATAATGAAATGAATTTAGTTCgtttaaaatatttagatattttcacAAAAAGTCTAACAATTAACaagtcatttaaaacatttgtttttcatcTCAGGGATATTCACACTTCTAAATTACAGATTCACTAATTCTAAACTGCACAATACTCAgatatttttcttcatttttcacACTACCCATAATTTCTCCAGCATTTTACATGGCTACACATAGGGTTAATTcccttatttgcatatttgcggGGTCAGTGTCATTGATTGGACGAGTACAGCACGTGACCTGTTCAATTGCGCTTATTTCGCGAGGCGTTTTGCTGCCCGCTCTCACCTTTTTGAAGTTAATTTCTCTAAACGGACTTTACAGGTAAGAAGTACAGATAGTACATATGTACACTTAAGTTTGACACGTTTTTTCCCTCTCACATTTCCCCTAAAACACACAGGAGCTGTTAAAAATCAACGCGAGGTGTTTCCGTGACACACCTACGGGATAGACAAAACTCAAACCGTCCATTAACCTGGGGTTAAAAGCGCAGTGTGGAAAGCCAACTACTGTGGTGCACTGTTTGTTTTATCATTATACTTACAGCTGAGAGTGGGGCACAAAGTAACTCTTTTCTGTTTTGGCCAAAAGGAATGTTATAAAAAaggctgtaaaatatatatatatatatatatatatatatatatatatatatatatatatatatatatatatatatatatatatatatatatatatttgtttataaaacaaaattaaccctctaccgcacgcattatgataaatctataaaaaagaaatacttgactgtttttcttttcttaaaatggctgaacttgaagtgctgtaaaagaattgaaattttttctttttttaaggtactttatgaaatgttgcCATATGTCAACAACATGCAACGGTGGATCtaatttataaatgttaaatttaaaactACCTTATAATTAATTCTGTTGTTTGAAATGATTTGATTATTGTTGCAGTGTTATAAGCTtcaacacagaacttataaaaaACACATACTTTACcacaactcatattccaacacctttcatttattttattcttttttgctaaatattattgaaaacaaacctaatattgtattatcatgtatacagcatacagtaaaaataaatattttctccagttAATATTTTGACAAATAAACAACAAGTCTAGtgtatccagatgcatcagaataatgcggctactagctaacaatgtttatatatattatactatatactgtaATATTATACCACTACTGGACAGTGTTGGCATTTGGCAACACACACAATTGATTCATTTACAAAgaaataatttgattaaaaactctttgagttgtgaatatgtcatcataatcacagatttttttgtggatctgacataatctgatcttttgtttttattgatttacatTTGCATTTCAGCAACCACTCACAATAAACACCAGTCTGTTAGAATTGGCGCTACAGAAAACacagcatgtcatgtgacttaaccaaagcacatcattggctacactggggtcttctctttccaacaaaaaaaaattaaagttggtcttaaagaaacagtggcagggaaatgaacataagTATCATGTTGCCATAAGGTTACaccgtgcagtagagggttaaatatTGCTCGTCATTTTGCCGAATTAAACCTGATGtttgcacaaaaataataataataatagcacactatatattttcaaaaaatcTAATTGGAAGTAAAAGCATGAAACAAACTGGCCGAAACTTAGACATatgcactcattcattttccttcatcttagtctgtttatttatcagcggtcgccacagcggaatgaactgccaacttatccagaatatgttttacgcagcggatgcccttccagctgcaacccaatactgggaaacatccatacatactcatacacacttatacactacggccgatttagtttattcaattcacctaaaccacgtttttagactgtgggggaaaccggagtgcccagagcaaacccatgccaacatagggagagcttgcaaactccacacaaaaatgccaactgacccagccgagacttgaaccagcagccttcttgctgtgagttgactgTCATATCTTGCTGATACTAAAAACACTTACATTTTTCACTTAACATTTATTAAAGAGGTTTGATTTGGCAGTTAAGACCTGATGTAAGGTTAAGAAATAAAGTAGTTACTATTCTTGTAGCCTAATGAGAACATCATGTTCATATAATTCTACATGTCAAGCATTGTACATCAGTAAATattagctgattttttttttttacttactgtTAAACGCAACGAAACCTTCAAGGAAAAGTCTGAGAAATGTTTGTCTTTGTCCTTCTCGTATGAGTTTGTTGATGCTTTTGGCCTGtcttacacaaacacaagctCTTTTATACAAATGTACGATTCATAGAGGGGCATGAAATCAATGCTAAGTATTGAACGTTCAAAACATTTCTGAACATTTTGTCAATGTTTAATCCAGCCAGCCTTTTTAATTCCTCCCAGAGTCTGTGTGATGGACTCGGCTATTTGATATTGagttactttatttaaaagaaagtAACTTAAAGAAATATTATTGAACCAAACTAAACTCATGTtcattgatgtaaaaaaaatacactcaagttttatttttgtttattagtaAACTTCAGTGTAATATTTAGTAGAAATAGCTTCATAAAGCTATCAGTGATATAGTTCAATGCGAGGCCTgtgacaataatcaatatatggacttCTCACATAACACATGGACAGGACCTCAATcgtttttggtgatgcaatatatatcacccatacataaaaaacaattctagcaacattttagctgattgtgcaacatctctatctctattgtaGGTGTCAGTATGATTaataaaacactacagtatttactgtaaattactgtagtatattttcatgtgggtgtctgacaactgaaaatagatcttgtagcagatatcgcagcctctgttactctttacctttgcacttttttgttaacatttattattatttatttagtgtatACGTTTTCActttctgattccaatgcctcattattaaattgttaaaa is from Danio rerio strain Tuebingen ecotype United States chromosome 14, GRCz12tu, whole genome shotgun sequence and encodes:
- the mgst2 gene encoding microsomal glutathione S-transferase 2 isoform X2 translates to MKFKIVPPIVTGPPEFERTFRAHQNSVEFYAIFVVLLWISGIFFNEVLAALGGLVYIVGREMYFTGYISESKRRLPGFYLVLFVLLFLAVTAAIGIFQAFLDKYL
- the mgst2 gene encoding microsomal glutathione S-transferase 2 (The RefSeq protein has 2 substitutions compared to this genomic sequence), which gives rise to MTSDLPVLLAAVSVLSALHMGFQARRVGWSRMKFKIVPPIVTGPPEFERTFRAHQNSVEFYAIFVVLLWISGIFFNEVVAALGGLVYIVGREMYFTGYISESKRRLPGFYLVSFVLLFLAVTAAIGIFQAFLDKYL
- the mgst2 gene encoding microsomal glutathione S-transferase 2 isoform X1 is translated as MTSDLPVLLAAVSVLSALHMGFQARRVGWSRMKFKIVPPIVTGPPEFERTFRAHQNSVEFYAIFVVLLWISGIFFNEVLAALGGLVYIVGREMYFTGYISESKRRLPGFYLVLFVLLFLAVTAAIGIFQAFLDKYL